The sequence below is a genomic window from Aureispira sp. CCB-E.
TTTTTTTACAGACTGCTCGTTTTTATAACCTATCTCCCACTAAACTAATTGAATATAGTAGCAATATTATTCAAAATAATGGAAATCAAGATAGCGATTGGTTTGAATGGAATCAGGCCTTGGTTGAGGATAAAAAAGTGATCGCTTTAGAGCGGGAACAAATCCTACAGGAACAAGAACAACAACTAAAAGAAGAGGGAATTTATCTCAACGATACGCAAAAGTTAGAGCTATTGGTAGAGTTTCTCTCGACGGGCAGGATCACCAAAAGAGCCAAAGAGTACAAATATGATTTGCCTGAAAAGTTTGAAATGTTGCTTTTGGAACAAATTCAAAATAATAGACAAGATACAGGCTATGTCATTTTTAACCTCTTGCGCCTGTCTAATGCTCGGCATTTTATTATTAATGAAATGCCAGAAGCCATCTTTTGGGAAATTATTCACCTTATTCGTCCCAAAGCGTTGTTGCCTGTACAACGGCACTTCAAAGATTTTGAACGGGTGTTTGGCGACTCTAAATTAGGGCTAGAAAAAGATGTCCTATTCAACCATTTGTTGGCACAGCAACAGGCTAATTTTGATACCATAGATTATGTAAAAGCCATCTTGCTAGCCAAGCATCAGGCTTCGGGTAGATCCCCCCTTGCTATTTTGTCTGAATGGAAACGAAAGGTTAAAAAGTTAAGTAACCCTAGTAGTTCTTGGCTTGTCTCTATTCTAATGTTAGAAGTTGACAGTTTAAAAATGGAACAAAAACAGGCAACGGATATGGAGGTTTTAGTCAATTTAAATGAGCAAATTAATTTTGTTTCTAAAGAATATACCGAGACCTCTGCTCAGTTAATTGATGTATTATCTGAAGAAATGGCAGAAGCACAGGGCATTCCAGAAAAGAAATATACCTTACCAGAATTAAATCAACTGATTGAAAAACATCGTCAAGATTTAAAAGAATTAGAGGAGAGTCGTCAAGATGAAGATGCATTCAAAGCATTGGAGAAAAAGCGAAAAATTGCCCAACATATCGCTCAACTCAAGTTACTAGCCCAGCTTCGTCCTCCATTATTAAGAAAAGTAGAGCGTCAAATTGCAGTGTTGAAAACTGAATTGGCAGCAACTGAAAAATTGGTTAAAGAAAAAGCTGCGAAAAGCAAGTTAGAAGCAAAATTGCCCGCTCCTCCCGTTTTTAAAGCCTCTTTGATTGAACGTCAAATTGAGCTCTTGGAACTGTTGCAAAAAGAAGCTCCAGATGCTTTAAGTTTACTTCCTGATTTATTGGATGATTTAGGAGATAGTTTGCCAGATCATTTGTCCTTTTTCCAAGATTTAGAACGTATTGCTCAAAGTATAAGTGCTACGCTCTACCGATCAACGCTAATTCAGCTTTTGGAACAGGCAAAACCTCAAGTCATTTCTTTGGAAAAACTGAAACAGTCAGTTGATTTGGACCAACAACAAAAAGCTTTGTTGGATGATATTGACCAAACAGCTCCTATCGAACTTTGGCGGAGATGGGATGCCTTGGAAACTCATTATAAGAAAAACCCAACTCTACTTACCCCTGCTAGAAAAGCATTACAGCAACAGATCAAAAGTACCATTCAACGAAAAGATCAACAAAACTTGCGTTCGTATGCTACCTTGCTCAAAACTGCGCAAGATCGCCTAAAAAGACGCCTGCAGAAGGCTGCCAAATTAGAAGAATTAAAAGAAATAGCAGAGGAAATAGAAGTCCTATGGGAACAGCAAAAGTTTCAAGTCGATGAGATGTACGAGGTGGCAAGAGATGAAAAAACACGCCAAGATTTTAAACAATTAAGAACTAATATTGATGCCATCTTTACAGAATTACAAAATGATCGCATTCTGCGTTCGAACAATCTAATAGATGAAGATTTTCAACTGCTCAAAGCTCAAGAAGCAGAACAGACAGCACAACTAAAAGAACTAGAGCAAGAAAAAGAGTTTATCATTGAGGACGTTATCAGAAAAGAAACTCCTATTGAGAAAAAGGAAAAAAAGAAACGAGTTCCAACACCTCCTGCTCCTGCGCCAATTAAAGAAGCCTTGCAAGTCTATAACGCAGGGATGGTATTGCTCTGGCCTTTTGTTGCCCGATTGTTTGATATGCTGGGTTATGTCAAAGACAAAAAATTTGTAGATGAAGAAGCGCAATATAAAGCCATTCACATTTTGCAATATTTAGTAACTGGCAAAACAGAAGCTCCTGAAAATGAACTTGTCTTAAATAAAATATTCTGTAATTTCCCTATAAGCGATCCGGTTCCATTTAGGGTTGAATTTGATCCCAAAGAACTACAAGCAGCAGAAAGTTTATTGGGTGGTGTTATCAAAAATTGGGCTAAAATGAAAAACATGACTCCCAACTCTTTGAGAGGCTCCTTTTTGATTCGTCAAGGCTCTATTCGAGAAGAAGAAGATAAATGGTTGTTAGAGGTTGAAAAACAAACCTTTGATATCTTGTTAAAAAGTCTTCCTTGGAGCTTTTCCTTTATTCGTTTCTCTTGGTTAGAAAAATCATTGAGTGTAGAGTGGAAATTGATGTAATCAAATAGACATAAGAACAGACAATACCTAAGCAATGAAGCAC
It includes:
- a CDS encoding contractile injection system tape measure protein; amino-acid sequence: MAKKENKHIIETQIINLEVFGMDDEKEINQLQQNFLYFFKERIGKALNDIFDKLAPPGVHIQIDELELDLGSINYKEPADLERAIATKINSIIEKALKEKMHQMRAQSSTVSGGRKQKFSKENLLEFFLQKGYYPSWASPENGTISDIFDDLTSRNARTFVQRIFQLRKDKKVRERLYQQFSVKQLQLLFDLIYKNNTALAKKQIETLKKRLGNASEKAIISAAINYALDRSTSTGTVQYNERSFTQQVIEEVQNRKLPSKQKTRVRAGFETQHQDIQILEYFLEFGAIPDWADVDSQKSLQELFETLLEHQLVPIQRMIERLIEQPNSMRRLIFQFPSDQILELLTPTPKENIQFIANTINDFKFLTSSRQNVKKTITNSKVKEVVLTEVLEYFFLQKKHKFVKKTFIKSVLETFSTVTQTDYTTLVKESYKNVRRKKKATAIRSTLEELDKNVQTKLDKERKELRLAKKEYQQLERTLRKLIDKQTKGTLSDNEAKELKTLTKSIQQLEKNMEELRDIDMPLEIEVLLKQRLSLKNQLNIAKDHEKAKLEKRLNNTEKEFAKLQDVLKKEVAALLADQQKLHTEVHGVAKYRIKQTNNRMRRHHRAINNVLQQLNLDKKDIELFLADINRALRSPITSEEKQQLRLQRAALQKEYVQLEAYIKDLEEQAKALDTALKDTLDVLEGNTVEPDKIEPTGTSKLDALVFMLKYGSTPWWAEDLPRQSIEELFLEFAKQDPIKLQRTLQNIGKYPVVWERIINQLSTAAIRSVIEMLYPTAKKTIFDQASLLFTLHYSQGFEKLKNTDSKKFQWGIILEYLLSNKQPFSAQDFNKEIFLQTARFYNLSPTKLIEYSSNIIQNNGNQDSDWFEWNQALVEDKKVIALEREQILQEQEQQLKEEGIYLNDTQKLELLVEFLSTGRITKRAKEYKYDLPEKFEMLLLEQIQNNRQDTGYVIFNLLRLSNARHFIINEMPEAIFWEIIHLIRPKALLPVQRHFKDFERVFGDSKLGLEKDVLFNHLLAQQQANFDTIDYVKAILLAKHQASGRSPLAILSEWKRKVKKLSNPSSSWLVSILMLEVDSLKMEQKQATDMEVLVNLNEQINFVSKEYTETSAQLIDVLSEEMAEAQGIPEKKYTLPELNQLIEKHRQDLKELEESRQDEDAFKALEKKRKIAQHIAQLKLLAQLRPPLLRKVERQIAVLKTELAATEKLVKEKAAKSKLEAKLPAPPVFKASLIERQIELLELLQKEAPDALSLLPDLLDDLGDSLPDHLSFFQDLERIAQSISATLYRSTLIQLLEQAKPQVISLEKLKQSVDLDQQQKALLDDIDQTAPIELWRRWDALETHYKKNPTLLTPARKALQQQIKSTIQRKDQQNLRSYATLLKTAQDRLKRRLQKAAKLEELKEIAEEIEVLWEQQKFQVDEMYEVARDEKTRQDFKQLRTNIDAIFTELQNDRILRSNNLIDEDFQLLKAQEAEQTAQLKELEQEKEFIIEDVIRKETPIEKKEKKKRVPTPPAPAPIKEALQVYNAGMVLLWPFVARLFDMLGYVKDKKFVDEEAQYKAIHILQYLVTGKTEAPENELVLNKIFCNFPISDPVPFRVEFDPKELQAAESLLGGVIKNWAKMKNMTPNSLRGSFLIRQGSIREEEDKWLLEVEKQTFDILLKSLPWSFSFIRFSWLEKSLSVEWKLM